In Calothrix sp. PCC 7507, one DNA window encodes the following:
- a CDS encoding CHAT domain-containing protein translates to MLFQIKQQRWLYISLTILSLCLAVSMTPAKASLQNLSPSTSLSSAQSTNWLEQGRNLYRSGSFTEAVTAWQTAVQYYRQQGDRLNEALSLSYLSLAQQELNQWQAAQQSIEQSLKLLQTAKPAADSILWAQALNTQANLQLHTGKAETALESWQQAQKYYDQAGDTMGSLGSQINQAQALQSLGFYRRSKQQLEALTQKIQGMPDNEIKVSGLRSLGLALQIIGDSGNSQQILEQGLAIANKIAARPYLSSILLNLGKNAVDLQDPQAALDYFEQAQQIATNPGDQLQARLAQFKLFLYYDKPELAAALAPQLLQQFGELPTSHSSLYAGINFVSTVNRLKNPEQIIPLKDLAQLMAVTVKSAQQIQDGPAEAHALHQWGQIYRRTQQFSEAQGLAQKSLHIARQLQANDIIAQSAWQVGQLYKQQGDRAQAISAYTEAVKALKALRSDLVAVNPDVQFSFRESVEPVYRELVGLLLEHETDQGAQTKGEKLVTPQEQPSQAELMQARELIEALQIAELDNFFREACLDRTQQIDQVDPTATVVYPIILPDRFTVILSKAGQPLRSYVTHKSQAEVEQTLDNFLEALNPVSDSQYRDRLSQQIYDWLIRPGEAEQAFTDTKTLVFVLDGRLRNIPIAALYDGKQYLIEKYAVALSPGLQLMATRSHRQQKINAIVGGISQSRAGFSALPAVESEVKQISKAVSSSMLLNQDFTSQALAERVKFSSAGIVHLATHGQFSSRLEDTFLLTWDGQVNVKELSELLKNRGSDPSKAIELLVLSACDTAAGDDRAVLGLAGLAVKSGARSTIATLWPVKDRAASMLMTRFYDQLRQPKITKAEALRQAQINLIRQTDFHDPFFWSAFVLIGNWI, encoded by the coding sequence ATGCTTTTCCAAATCAAACAACAACGTTGGCTTTATATCAGTCTTACTATCTTGAGCTTATGTTTAGCAGTGAGTATGACACCGGCAAAAGCATCTCTGCAAAATCTTTCACCATCAACTTCTCTATCATCTGCTCAATCTACCAACTGGCTAGAACAGGGACGGAATCTTTATCGTTCAGGAAGCTTTACAGAAGCAGTGACGGCTTGGCAAACAGCAGTACAATATTACCGTCAACAAGGCGATCGCCTGAACGAAGCCTTAAGTTTAAGTTATCTTTCACTAGCGCAACAAGAACTCAACCAATGGCAAGCAGCTCAACAGTCGATTGAGCAAAGCTTAAAACTGTTGCAAACAGCCAAACCCGCTGCTGATTCAATTCTTTGGGCGCAGGCGCTCAATACCCAGGCAAATTTGCAATTGCACACTGGTAAAGCTGAAACCGCCCTGGAAAGTTGGCAACAAGCTCAAAAATATTATGACCAAGCAGGCGATACAATGGGCAGCCTGGGTAGTCAAATTAACCAGGCGCAAGCTTTACAAAGTTTGGGATTTTACCGCCGTTCTAAACAACAGTTGGAAGCACTTACTCAAAAAATCCAAGGGATGCCGGATAATGAAATCAAAGTTAGTGGATTGCGATCGCTTGGTTTAGCTCTGCAAATCATTGGTGATTCTGGTAATAGTCAACAAATTTTAGAACAGGGTTTAGCAATAGCGAATAAAATTGCCGCTAGACCTTATTTGAGTTCTATCTTGCTGAATTTAGGAAAAAACGCCGTTGATCTACAAGATCCACAAGCAGCATTAGATTACTTTGAACAGGCACAACAAATAGCCACCAACCCAGGCGATCAGTTGCAAGCGCGTTTAGCTCAGTTTAAACTTTTCCTCTACTATGACAAGCCTGAGCTTGCTGCTGCCCTCGCACCTCAACTACTACAACAATTTGGAGAACTGCCCACCAGTCACAGTTCCCTCTACGCAGGGATAAATTTTGTTTCCACCGTCAATCGGCTAAAAAATCCTGAGCAAATTATACCCCTGAAAGACCTAGCACAATTGATGGCAGTAACAGTCAAGTCTGCACAGCAGATCCAAGATGGTCCTGCAGAAGCTCATGCATTGCATCAGTGGGGACAAATATACCGGCGCACACAGCAGTTTTCTGAAGCCCAGGGATTAGCCCAGAAGTCACTCCACATTGCCCGTCAACTCCAAGCTAACGATATCATTGCTCAATCTGCTTGGCAGGTGGGACAGTTGTATAAACAACAGGGCGATCGCGCACAAGCCATTTCCGCCTATACTGAGGCAGTTAAAGCATTAAAAGCACTGCGTTCTGATTTAGTTGCCGTTAACCCCGATGTCCAATTCTCTTTTCGGGAAAGTGTAGAGCCTGTGTATCGGGAGCTGGTGGGTTTACTTCTAGAGCATGAAACAGATCAGGGCGCACAGACGAAGGGAGAAAAATTAGTAACTCCCCAGGAACAACCGAGTCAAGCAGAGCTGATGCAAGCCCGTGAATTGATTGAAGCCCTGCAAATTGCGGAACTCGATAACTTTTTTCGGGAAGCCTGTTTAGATAGAACTCAACAGATTGATCAGGTTGATCCCACTGCGACCGTCGTTTATCCCATTATCCTGCCAGATCGGTTCACAGTCATCCTCTCAAAAGCAGGGCAACCACTCCGTTCCTATGTGACGCACAAATCTCAAGCTGAAGTTGAGCAGACTCTGGACAATTTTTTGGAGGCGCTTAATCCTGTCTCGGATTCCCAATACCGAGATCGATTGTCCCAACAGATTTATGATTGGTTGATTCGTCCAGGAGAAGCAGAACAAGCGTTCACGGATACTAAGACATTGGTGTTTGTTTTGGATGGTCGATTGCGGAACATTCCCATAGCAGCTTTATATGACGGTAAGCAATATTTGATTGAGAAGTATGCCGTGGCGCTCTCACCAGGATTGCAACTGATGGCTACGCGATCGCATCGTCAACAAAAAATTAATGCGATCGTCGGTGGTATTAGCCAATCTCGTGCTGGCTTTAGTGCTTTGCCCGCCGTGGAATCAGAAGTGAAACAAATCTCCAAGGCAGTTTCTTCCTCTATGTTGCTGAACCAAGATTTCACCAGTCAAGCCCTTGCTGAACGGGTGAAATTCAGTAGCGCCGGCATTGTCCACCTCGCAACCCACGGACAGTTTAGCTCCCGCCTTGAAGATACCTTTTTACTCACTTGGGATGGACAAGTCAATGTTAAGGAGTTATCTGAACTCCTGAAAAATCGGGGTAGCGATCCATCGAAAGCCATCGAGTTACTGGTACTAAGTGCCTGTGATACAGCAGCAGGAGACGATCGTGCCGTCCTGGGACTGGCGGGCTTGGCTGTCAAATCCGGCGCTCGCTCAACTATCGCCACCCTCTGGCCTGTCAAAGATCGAGCAGCCTCCATGCTCATGACTCGCTTCTATGACCAACTCCGACAACCCAAAATCACTAAAGCCGAAGCTCTAAGACAAGCACAAATTAACCTAATTCGCCAAACTGATTTCCACGATCCGTTCTTTTGGTCTGCTTTTGTTTTGATTGGAAATTGGATCTAA
- a CDS encoding PAS domain S-box protein, with product MADLVKATLPEDIFTGGGEMGRVMRSLDWSKTLLGAVSDWPQSLKTTVSIILNSRYPMFVWWGRELAAIYNDAYRPILGATKHPQFLGNSARDMWAEIWHTLGPLTDIVLSTGEPTWCEDLLLLMDRNGYTEETYFTFSYSPVRDESNGVGGVFCACSETTERIIGERRLRTLRELAANTGEAKSVVEACRITTDTLSNNPEDIPFALLYLVNEDGSQGNLVNTVGIAPGTIASYEQIDLRQNLDPWQIAQVYRTGEAIALEDLVERFGVLPGGAWEASPQAALVLPITRLEKQQQAGWLILGISPRREFDEHYRGFFELITSNVATAIANARAYEEARQKAEALAELDRAKTLFFSNISHELRTPLTLMLSPLEEALALADDTLLVTQRQSLEMVHRNSLRLLKLVNTLLDFSRIEAGRIQAVYEPTNLATFTSELASVFRSAIEQTGMSLVVHCPPLPELVYVDREMWEKIVLNLLSNAFKFTFEGEITVNLQFIGDRIELSVQDTGIGIVSEEIPHLFERFYRVKGSQGRSFEGSGIGLSLVEELVKLHGGTVTVTSVPAEGSCFTVSIPTGYTHLPPDRIGTTRTLTSTASGAVAYLEEALQWLPQGAGSRETNNNQCPMPHSARILLVENNADMRNYVKQLLVSQQYEVETVTDGVAALAAMRQHRPDLVLSDVMMPRMDGFELLRSLRSDPATREIPMIVLSARAGEESRLEGLQAGADDYLIKPFSARELLARIEVNLKLSRLRQEALQREQELRSQSETSQQAAEVAKATLENVLASIKDQFLVLDHEWRYIYVNDRVVEVIGIPRKNLLGKSIWELFPDMVGSEFYTQVHRAVSEPTPVQFEYFYPAWNRWFENRIYPTVNGVSILITEITDRKQAEIALQHSEERYRAFVEQSTEAIWCFETTSPLDINSSEAEQIQHFYEYCYLAECNQVMAQMYGASSPDDLIGARLTDLLVESEPFNLQYLRAFIHSGYRLVDAESYEVDQQGNPKVFLNNLVGIIEDGMLVRAWGTQRDITDRKRAEAALQESENRFRQMAETIQDVFWIVDFDLRRALYISPAYEQIWGRSCESLYHNFEGWMDNIHPDDREMVRMAANQCIQTGSLSIEYRVIRPDGSIRWVRDRGYNLEDESGLTRRIAGIAEDITERKQIAAALQESTAILNAINQTSPTLIFVKDRQGKMLMANPATVQAIGKPEAAIVGKTDFDFHINRAEAEQIVENDRLILETGQLQTFEEIVEVAAGRRTYLSTKSPYRDSQGNIIGLIGISFDISDRKQAEAALRKSEERAHLAIKVGRLGTWSYDPVTNLVELDERMREIWGEPVSAIAPLAIIMERIHPDDQARVARAIGAALDPRSSGTYEIEYRIIWPDGTEHWVLANGQTQFATEGVAKKAIAFTGTALDITERKQAEATLRQSEERYRYLAESIPQLVWTADTNGRMTDVNQRWSEFTGLTLAQAQSEGWQAIVHPDDLPLLTQNWATAQQAGTHYQAEGRMRRADGTYHWHLHQAVPLKNPQGRVIKWFGTATDIEDQKQLDQQRQLLLEQEQAARAQAETANRIKDEFLAVLSHELRSPLNPILGWSRLLLNGKLDATKTTQAVQIIERNAKLQAQLIEDLLDISRILVGKFRLENAPVNLAAIIVAAQETVQLAAQAKSIQIQTVLDPNIEQVLGDAARLQQVIWNLLTNAVKFTNPGGRVEIRLDGVDSHAQIQVTDTGKGIHPDFLPHVFEYFRQEDGATTRKFGGLGLGLAIVRHLVELHGGTVRAASPGEGEGATFTVRLPLLKADKTINNVDNSSPLALDTSPLTGIRVLVVDDETDTRELIAFILEQAGAIVTTAVSAIAALQAIAQTPPDVLVSDIGMPHMDGYMLMQQIRAENSQILAIALTAYAGEMNQQQALSVGFQHHLSKPIDPDQLVQAIINLLKINS from the coding sequence GTGGCTGATTTAGTGAAAGCAACTCTCCCTGAAGATATCTTTACAGGCGGTGGTGAGATGGGGCGAGTTATGCGATCGCTCGACTGGTCGAAAACGCTCTTGGGTGCGGTATCCGATTGGCCGCAAAGCTTGAAAACAACCGTCAGCATCATCTTGAACTCTCGCTATCCCATGTTTGTTTGGTGGGGAAGGGAGTTAGCCGCGATTTATAATGATGCGTATCGACCGATCCTGGGAGCAACTAAGCATCCGCAATTTTTGGGTAATTCGGCGCGGGATATGTGGGCGGAAATTTGGCATACACTCGGCCCTTTGACAGATATTGTCTTGAGTACGGGAGAGCCTACTTGGTGCGAGGATTTGCTGCTGTTAATGGATCGCAACGGCTATACCGAAGAAACCTACTTCACTTTTTCCTACAGTCCAGTGCGAGACGAAAGTAATGGTGTCGGCGGCGTCTTTTGTGCTTGTAGTGAAACCACAGAACGGATTATCGGTGAGCGACGGCTCCGAACCCTGCGTGAGTTGGCTGCAAATACAGGAGAAGCGAAGAGTGTGGTTGAAGCTTGTCGCATTACAACTGATACTTTAAGTAATAATCCTGAAGATATTCCCTTTGCATTGCTGTATCTCGTTAACGAAGATGGTAGCCAAGGTAACTTAGTTAACACTGTGGGTATTGCACCTGGAACGATCGCCAGTTATGAACAGATTGATTTAAGGCAAAACCTCGATCCTTGGCAAATTGCACAAGTCTACCGCACAGGAGAAGCGATCGCTCTCGAGGATTTAGTTGAGCGATTCGGTGTCCTTCCTGGTGGGGCTTGGGAGGCATCACCGCAGGCGGCCCTTGTCTTGCCAATTACTCGACTAGAAAAGCAACAACAGGCTGGGTGGCTTATTTTGGGTATTAGCCCGCGGCGTGAGTTTGATGAGCATTATCGGGGGTTTTTTGAATTAATTACCAGCAATGTGGCTACAGCGATCGCCAATGCTCGTGCTTATGAAGAAGCACGCCAGAAGGCAGAAGCTTTAGCAGAACTCGATCGGGCGAAAACCTTATTTTTCAGTAATATTTCCCATGAGTTGCGTACACCACTAACGCTAATGCTCAGTCCTCTAGAGGAAGCGTTAGCACTTGCAGATGATACTTTATTGGTGACGCAGCGGCAGTCGCTAGAAATGGTACATCGCAACAGTCTACGCTTACTCAAACTGGTGAATACTTTGCTCGATTTCTCCCGGATTGAAGCTGGACGGATTCAAGCAGTTTATGAACCAACCAATTTAGCGACTTTTACCAGCGAGTTAGCCAGCGTTTTCCGCTCTGCGATCGAACAGACTGGTATGAGCTTAGTCGTTCATTGTCCTCCACTTCCCGAACTAGTGTATGTAGACCGGGAAATGTGGGAAAAGATTGTCTTAAATTTGCTCTCCAACGCCTTCAAGTTCACCTTTGAGGGGGAAATAACTGTTAACTTGCAATTTATTGGCGATCGCATAGAACTTTCAGTTCAAGACACAGGAATCGGCATCGTCAGTGAAGAGATACCTCATTTATTTGAACGGTTCTATCGAGTCAAAGGCTCACAGGGACGCTCATTTGAAGGTTCGGGCATTGGCTTGTCACTAGTAGAGGAATTGGTGAAACTGCATGGTGGGACAGTTACAGTTACCAGTGTGCCGGCAGAAGGCAGTTGTTTCACCGTCTCAATTCCTACAGGTTATACTCATTTACCCCCAGACCGAATCGGCACAACTCGGACGCTAACATCAACTGCATCAGGAGCTGTTGCTTACCTCGAAGAAGCTTTGCAGTGGCTACCCCAGGGAGCAGGGAGCAGGGAGACAAATAATAACCAATGCCCCATGCCCCATTCTGCCCGTATTCTCTTGGTCGAAAACAATGCAGATATGCGTAATTATGTCAAGCAGTTGTTAGTGAGTCAGCAATATGAGGTGGAAACAGTTACAGATGGAGTGGCTGCATTAGCGGCGATGCGTCAACATCGGCCTGATCTGGTGTTAAGCGATGTGATGATGCCTCGGATGGATGGGTTTGAGTTGCTGCGATCGCTACGTTCCGATCCAGCTACAAGAGAAATTCCGATGATTGTATTATCTGCACGAGCAGGGGAAGAGTCACGATTAGAAGGACTGCAAGCCGGAGCCGACGATTATTTGATTAAGCCGTTCTCAGCGCGTGAGTTGCTGGCACGGATAGAGGTCAACTTGAAGCTGTCTCGATTACGACAAGAAGCATTACAGCGAGAACAAGAACTGCGATCGCAAAGTGAAACGTCACAACAAGCGGCTGAAGTTGCCAAAGCAACTTTAGAAAACGTCTTAGCTAGCATCAAAGATCAGTTTTTAGTTTTAGACCATGAGTGGCGTTACATTTATGTTAATGATCGGGTAGTGGAAGTCATAGGTATACCCAGAAAAAACCTGCTTGGCAAAAGTATCTGGGAATTATTTCCTGATATGGTAGGTAGTGAATTCTACACCCAGGTGCATCGGGCTGTATCTGAGCCAACGCCTGTGCAATTTGAGTATTTTTATCCGGCTTGGAATCGCTGGTTTGAGAACCGCATCTACCCCACTGTTAATGGAGTATCGATTTTAATTACAGAAATTACTGACCGCAAACAAGCCGAGATAGCCCTGCAACACAGCGAAGAACGCTACCGAGCCTTTGTTGAACAAAGTACAGAAGCTATCTGGTGCTTTGAAACCACATCACCTTTAGATATCAACTCCTCGGAAGCAGAACAGATTCAACACTTCTATGAATATTGTTATTTAGCAGAATGCAACCAAGTAATGGCGCAAATGTACGGCGCTTCCTCTCCTGATGACCTGATTGGCGCCAGGCTGACAGATTTGCTAGTGGAGTCAGAGCCTTTTAACTTGCAATATCTGCGTGCCTTTATTCATTCTGGCTATCGACTAGTCGATGCGGAATCTTATGAGGTAGATCAACAAGGCAATCCGAAAGTATTTTTAAATAATCTAGTCGGGATTATTGAAGACGGAATGCTGGTGAGAGCTTGGGGAACTCAACGTGATATCACCGATCGCAAACGAGCTGAAGCCGCCTTACAGGAAAGTGAAAACAGATTCCGTCAGATGGCAGAAACTATTCAAGATGTCTTCTGGATTGTGGATTTTGACCTGCGACGAGCCTTGTATATTAGTCCAGCTTATGAACAAATTTGGGGACGTTCTTGTGAAAGTCTCTACCACAACTTTGAGGGCTGGATGGACAACATTCACCCAGACGATCGCGAAATGGTGCGAATGGCGGCTAATCAATGTATACAAACGGGAAGCCTGAGTATTGAATATCGAGTTATCCGTCCAGATGGTTCAATCAGGTGGGTGCGCGATCGCGGTTACAACCTTGAGGATGAATCGGGGCTAACTCGTCGCATTGCTGGTATTGCCGAAGACATCACCGAACGCAAACAGATTGCAGCCGCTCTCCAAGAAAGTACAGCGATTCTCAATGCCATTAATCAAACTTCACCCACCCTGATTTTCGTCAAAGACAGACAGGGAAAGATGCTGATGGCAAATCCGGCAACAGTTCAGGCGATTGGTAAACCGGAAGCGGCGATCGTGGGCAAAACCGATTTCGACTTCCACATCAACCGCGCTGAAGCAGAACAGATCGTAGAAAATGATCGCCTGATTTTGGAAACTGGACAATTACAGACATTTGAGGAAATAGTCGAGGTAGCAGCAGGCAGACGTACTTATCTTTCGACAAAATCGCCCTACAGAGATAGCCAGGGCAATATTATCGGCTTAATTGGAATTTCATTTGATATTAGCGATCGCAAACAAGCCGAAGCCGCATTGCGAAAAAGCGAAGAGCGGGCACATCTCGCCATCAAGGTGGGTAGGCTGGGCACTTGGAGCTACGATCCCGTCACCAACCTTGTGGAACTAGACGAGCGGATGCGCGAAATTTGGGGCGAACCCGTAAGCGCGATCGCCCCTCTAGCAATCATCATGGAACGCATACACCCTGACGATCAAGCACGTGTAGCGCGTGCTATAGGCGCTGCACTCGATCCGAGATCGTCGGGGACTTACGAGATTGAATACCGCATCATCTGGCCTGACGGCACTGAACACTGGGTGTTAGCCAACGGACAGACGCAATTCGCCACAGAAGGCGTAGCCAAAAAAGCGATCGCCTTCACCGGTACTGCACTCGACATCACCGAACGCAAACAGGCTGAAGCCACACTGCGGCAAAGTGAAGAACGCTACCGTTATTTAGCAGAATCGATTCCCCAACTAGTTTGGACTGCTGATACCAATGGTAGAATGACCGATGTCAATCAACGCTGGTCAGAATTCACCGGGCTAACCCTTGCTCAAGCCCAGTCTGAAGGTTGGCAAGCCATTGTACACCCTGATGATTTACCCCTACTCACACAGAATTGGGCAACGGCGCAACAAGCAGGTACACATTATCAAGCTGAAGGTCGGATGCGACGAGCTGATGGCACCTATCACTGGCATTTACACCAAGCGGTACCACTAAAAAATCCCCAGGGTCGGGTGATTAAATGGTTTGGGACGGCTACGGATATTGAAGATCAAAAACAACTCGATCAACAGCGCCAGCTGCTGCTTGAGCAAGAGCAAGCAGCCCGCGCTCAAGCCGAAACCGCCAACCGCATCAAGGATGAATTTTTAGCCGTACTATCTCACGAATTGCGATCGCCCCTGAATCCGATTTTGGGTTGGTCTAGGTTGCTCCTTAATGGCAAATTGGATGCCACAAAAACCACTCAGGCGGTACAAATAATTGAACGCAATGCCAAACTCCAAGCCCAACTCATTGAAGATTTGTTAGATATCTCTCGCATCCTAGTTGGCAAATTTAGGCTAGAAAATGCTCCTGTGAATTTAGCAGCGATTATCGTAGCTGCTCAAGAAACTGTACAGTTAGCAGCACAAGCCAAGTCAATTCAAATTCAGACAGTACTTGACCCTAATATCGAACAGGTTTTGGGCGATGCTGCTCGTCTACAGCAAGTGATTTGGAATTTGTTGACCAACGCCGTTAAATTCACTAATCCCGGCGGACGAGTGGAAATTCGGCTCGATGGCGTTGACTCCCACGCTCAAATTCAAGTTACTGATACAGGTAAAGGCATTCATCCCGACTTTTTGCCTCATGTATTCGAGTATTTCCGTCAGGAAGATGGCGCCACCACCCGCAAGTTTGGCGGACTAGGGTTAGGGCTAGCGATCGTTCGTCATTTAGTCGAACTGCATGGTGGTACCGTTCGAGCCGCTAGTCCAGGGGAAGGAGAAGGAGCGACTTTCACCGTCCGTTTACCGCTTTTAAAGGCAGACAAAACCATCAATAATGTAGATAATTCCTCACCTCTCGCCCTTGACACCTCACCACTAACTGGTATCCGGGTGCTTGTAGTCGATGATGAGACAGATACAAGAGAATTAATTGCCTTCATTTTAGAACAAGCTGGAGCGATCGTCACCACAGCAGTCTCGGCGATTGCAGCCCTCCAAGCGATCGCCCAAACTCCACCCGATGTTTTAGTCAGCGACATTGGGATGCCTCACATGGACGGCTATATGCTTATGCAACAAATTCGCGCCGAAAATAGCCAAATTTTAGCGATCGCTCTCACTGCTTACGCCGGCGAAATGAATCAGCAACAAGCTCTTTCTGTAGGGTTTCAACACCATCTCTCTAAGCCAATAGATCCCGATCAGTTAGTACAAGCTATAATCAATCTTTTGAAGATTAATTCGTAG
- a CDS encoding S-layer family protein codes for MNSRAIVRDEVASDVYDGLRLRPWSDIRNLTAYHTTTEVTAQTRVPREVLVQATGWRRNFLGKIELVADKSPTQGEQPLTCAAIPR; via the coding sequence TTGAATAGTCGTGCGATCGTTCGCGACGAAGTGGCGAGCGATGTCTACGACGGGCTACGCCTACGCCCTTGGTCCGATATCCGCAATCTGACTGCATACCATACTACTACCGAAGTGACGGCACAAACACGAGTGCCAAGAGAAGTTCTTGTTCAAGCTACTGGTTGGCGACGCAATTTCCTGGGAAAAATCGAGTTAGTTGCAGATAAATCTCCTACTCAGGGGGAACAACCATTAACCTGTGCTGCTATTCCCAGATAA
- a CDS encoding DUF928 domain-containing protein: MKRRYLASTLSAIALIASTGWTSAYAVTFTPPPGKGAPNQATGGASRGNLFTPPPGKGTPRQATGGASRGNLFTPPPGKGTPRQATGGASRGNLFTPPPGKGTPRQATGGASRVGTYYLNPSTISATEAAALIALLPENFYGTTVSERPTILVYLPESNAQEALFSLKDEVGNMQYQMKIPVAEKTGVIAIKLPANAPALAIGKNYQWFLALKVDGTLSPSTPYVDGWVQRIQPSAELATAMQDQDVLKQAIAFGKNGVWYDCVATLAAAYTAEPSNANLRKQWEELLSSASLKEIVTATLLASSN, translated from the coding sequence ATGAAACGTCGATATTTAGCTAGTACATTAAGCGCGATCGCGCTGATCGCTAGCACTGGATGGACTAGTGCCTATGCTGTTACATTTACCCCGCCCCCTGGTAAGGGCGCTCCTAATCAAGCAACAGGGGGCGCTTCTCGAGGTAATCTCTTTACACCTCCCCCTGGCAAGGGTACGCCCAGACAAGCAACGGGAGGCGCTTCTCGAGGTAATCTCTTTACACCTCCCCCTGGCAAGGGTACGCCCAGACAAGCAACGGGAGGCGCTTCTCGAGGTAATCTCTTTACCCCGCCCCCTGGCAAGGGTACGCCCAGACAAGCAACGGGAGGCGCTTCTCGTGTGGGTACTTACTACTTGAATCCATCAACTATAAGTGCAACAGAAGCGGCAGCGCTAATCGCCCTCTTACCCGAAAACTTTTATGGCACAACAGTGTCTGAACGACCCACAATTCTGGTATATCTTCCAGAATCCAATGCCCAAGAAGCCTTATTCAGCCTCAAGGATGAAGTGGGTAATATGCAATATCAGATGAAGATTCCAGTTGCGGAGAAAACTGGGGTAATTGCGATCAAATTACCAGCCAATGCACCCGCTTTAGCCATTGGTAAAAACTATCAATGGTTCCTAGCACTCAAAGTAGATGGAACACTTAGCCCGAGTACACCCTATGTTGATGGTTGGGTTCAGCGCATCCAACCCAGTGCTGAGTTGGCAACAGCAATGCAAGACCAAGATGTTCTCAAGCAGGCCATTGCTTTCGGGAAAAACGGTGTTTGGTATGACTGTGTGGCGACACTTGCAGCAGCATACACTGCCGAACCCAGTAATGCAAACCTCCGCAAACAATGGGAAGAACTTCTGTCTTCAGCGAGTTTAAAGGAGATTGTCACAGCGACATT